One part of the Schistocerca piceifrons isolate TAMUIC-IGC-003096 chromosome 7, iqSchPice1.1, whole genome shotgun sequence genome encodes these proteins:
- the LOC124805188 gene encoding dynein regulatory complex subunit 6-like isoform X1, with translation MIVWYTESSVDFPVDISRRSLNLMDDPPLSINDLPNEILLQIFFYLSVEDIALNVQFVCSRWSEVCSNDVLWKNSCLSVEGSASIQYVVSLLKKVPKLQCFCIWFRSSGEVLNRLAEFCKDLRKLDFCVPQLELPYEAFKNLVSECPKLEEITIPGSALVREELAELVGQWEYLNDIYLIGRSDKPIALKYLAEGCPALQHLHMRYVVCSFTELEYFLEKKKNKLLSLSISPLTQDGRCVIPLLDICKDRLEKLQLEDSKYCYIESHNFGIIKTLKNLKALSIKIPRGVRTDVMSDIFEEKALSHLQELELNNYAEINDTLVNTICSNCPNLLRLALRYSTRISDDAMRNLHKCKNLEDLDLYYCTELTDVAVDFVLKCSKLKYLNLGFCKLTEKSLTRLIVLTELRELILDAINVASLPLQVFPQHLMNLRELKLDYCMNIDNEALAILCAEMPHLRVSTKQAELCP, from the coding sequence gtcATTGAATCTGATGGATGATCCTCCACTTAGCATAAACGATCTTCcaaatgaaattttgttgcagaTCTTTTTTTATCTTTCTGTTGAAGATATAGCACTTAATGTTCAATTTGTTTGCAGTCGTTGGTCTGAAGTGTGTTCAAATGATGTACTGTGGAAGAACAGCTGTTTAAGTGTAGAGGGAAGTGCATCCATTCAATATGTTGTGTCACTGTTAAAAAAAGTtccaaaattgcagtgtttttgtaTCTGGTTTAGATCATCAGGAGAAGTTCTTAACAGATTAGCAGAATTCTGCAAAGATTTGCGTAAATTAGACTTCTGTGTGCCTCAGCTTGAGTTACCTTATGAAGCATTCAAGAATCTTGTTTCAGAATGTCCAAAACTGGAGGAAATTACTATCCCAGGATCTGCGCTAGTAAGAGAAGAATTGGCAGAACTTGTGGGCCAATGGGAGTACCTGAATGACATTTATCTTATAGGCAGATCAGACAAACCCATTGCACTGAAGTATTTAGCAGAGGGCTGCCCAGCGTTACAGCATTTACACATGCGTTATGTTGTGTGCAGTTTTACTGAACTAGAATATTTCTTAGAGAAAAAGAAGAACAAGCTACTGAGTTTAAGCATTAGCCCACTCACTCAAGATGGCAGGTGTGTGATTCCTCTCCTTGACATTTGTAAGGACAGGCTGGAAAAACTGCAGTTAGAAGACAGCAAATATTGCTACATTGAGTCACACAATTTTGGTATCATAAAAACACTGAAAAACTTGAAGGCCCTGAGCATAAAAATTCCTCGTGGTGTAAGAACAGATGTGATGTCAGATATTTTTGAAGAAAAGGCATTGAGTCATTTACAAGAACTTGAACTAAACAATTATGCAGAAATAAATGACACTCTGGTTAACACTATTTGTAGTAACTGCCCAAATCTCTTGAGATTGGCTCTCAGATATTCAACACGTATTAGTGATGATGCAATGAGGAATCTACACAAATGCAAGAACCTGGAAGATTTAGATTTGTATTATTGCACAGAACTTACAGATGTCGCTGTGGActttgttttaaagtgtagtaaatTGAAGTACCTCAATCTTGGTTTCTGCAAACTAACAGAGAAAAGCTTAACACGTCTTATAGTTCTGACTGAACTTAGAGAACTGATCCTTGATGCAATTAATGTTGCAAGTCTTCCCTTGCAAGTTTTTCCTCAACATTTGATGAACCTTAGAGAGCTTAAACTTGATTACTGTATGAACATTGATAATGAAGCACTAGCTATTCTCTGTGCTGAAATGCCTCATTTAAGAGTATCAACAAAACAAGCTGAACTGTGTCCTTGA
- the LOC124805188 gene encoding dynein regulatory complex subunit 6-like isoform X2: protein MDDPPLSINDLPNEILLQIFFYLSVEDIALNVQFVCSRWSEVCSNDVLWKNSCLSVEGSASIQYVVSLLKKVPKLQCFCIWFRSSGEVLNRLAEFCKDLRKLDFCVPQLELPYEAFKNLVSECPKLEEITIPGSALVREELAELVGQWEYLNDIYLIGRSDKPIALKYLAEGCPALQHLHMRYVVCSFTELEYFLEKKKNKLLSLSISPLTQDGRCVIPLLDICKDRLEKLQLEDSKYCYIESHNFGIIKTLKNLKALSIKIPRGVRTDVMSDIFEEKALSHLQELELNNYAEINDTLVNTICSNCPNLLRLALRYSTRISDDAMRNLHKCKNLEDLDLYYCTELTDVAVDFVLKCSKLKYLNLGFCKLTEKSLTRLIVLTELRELILDAINVASLPLQVFPQHLMNLRELKLDYCMNIDNEALAILCAEMPHLRVSTKQAELCP from the coding sequence ATGGATGATCCTCCACTTAGCATAAACGATCTTCcaaatgaaattttgttgcagaTCTTTTTTTATCTTTCTGTTGAAGATATAGCACTTAATGTTCAATTTGTTTGCAGTCGTTGGTCTGAAGTGTGTTCAAATGATGTACTGTGGAAGAACAGCTGTTTAAGTGTAGAGGGAAGTGCATCCATTCAATATGTTGTGTCACTGTTAAAAAAAGTtccaaaattgcagtgtttttgtaTCTGGTTTAGATCATCAGGAGAAGTTCTTAACAGATTAGCAGAATTCTGCAAAGATTTGCGTAAATTAGACTTCTGTGTGCCTCAGCTTGAGTTACCTTATGAAGCATTCAAGAATCTTGTTTCAGAATGTCCAAAACTGGAGGAAATTACTATCCCAGGATCTGCGCTAGTAAGAGAAGAATTGGCAGAACTTGTGGGCCAATGGGAGTACCTGAATGACATTTATCTTATAGGCAGATCAGACAAACCCATTGCACTGAAGTATTTAGCAGAGGGCTGCCCAGCGTTACAGCATTTACACATGCGTTATGTTGTGTGCAGTTTTACTGAACTAGAATATTTCTTAGAGAAAAAGAAGAACAAGCTACTGAGTTTAAGCATTAGCCCACTCACTCAAGATGGCAGGTGTGTGATTCCTCTCCTTGACATTTGTAAGGACAGGCTGGAAAAACTGCAGTTAGAAGACAGCAAATATTGCTACATTGAGTCACACAATTTTGGTATCATAAAAACACTGAAAAACTTGAAGGCCCTGAGCATAAAAATTCCTCGTGGTGTAAGAACAGATGTGATGTCAGATATTTTTGAAGAAAAGGCATTGAGTCATTTACAAGAACTTGAACTAAACAATTATGCAGAAATAAATGACACTCTGGTTAACACTATTTGTAGTAACTGCCCAAATCTCTTGAGATTGGCTCTCAGATATTCAACACGTATTAGTGATGATGCAATGAGGAATCTACACAAATGCAAGAACCTGGAAGATTTAGATTTGTATTATTGCACAGAACTTACAGATGTCGCTGTGGActttgttttaaagtgtagtaaatTGAAGTACCTCAATCTTGGTTTCTGCAAACTAACAGAGAAAAGCTTAACACGTCTTATAGTTCTGACTGAACTTAGAGAACTGATCCTTGATGCAATTAATGTTGCAAGTCTTCCCTTGCAAGTTTTTCCTCAACATTTGATGAACCTTAGAGAGCTTAAACTTGATTACTGTATGAACATTGATAATGAAGCACTAGCTATTCTCTGTGCTGAAATGCCTCATTTAAGAGTATCAACAAAACAAGCTGAACTGTGTCCTTGA